The genomic segment TAGTCGGCGGCAGTTTCGGTAGCACTACAGGCACCGCTGCAAGTTCCTCCTTGACCGTGGTGCCAACTGCAAGCACCTGAGCCTGCCTCAAGTCCCGACAATTGTGGGCAAAGGCGATGCCGCCGAATGCGGGCCTCCAGGGCTGCGCGCGCATCGGCCTCCGTGGCAAATTCGCCAAAGCCGGCCTTTCCTTTTTGCAGTTTGTCTACGTAGAGCCGCAGATATCCGCGTTGATCTTGGTAGGAAACGACTCCAAATTTGCCTGCGGGCTTGCGCTTGGCAGATTCCGCAACCAATTCAAGACGGGCTTGCTCGGAATCCAAACGCAGCAGGGCGATCAGTTCATTTCCTGTTAGCTCCCAAGTCACATCACAAAGTTCGGAAACCGCGATCGTCGATTTGGGGCCGAGCTTCATCCATTGCTGCAATTCCTTGAGTACTGCTTGCCTGATGTTGCGACTTGCATTGACGTGCAAGGCTTTTCCGTTGGCATCATGGTAGAAGTAAAGTCCGGCCTCCTCGGGTAACAAGGCAAGCTGCTTGCGGTCGATGCCGGGGGGTAGGGCAGCAAAAGGATCCTTGACAGGCTTCTGCATCGCTTTGCTGAGACTTGGCTGCAAAGCAATGAGATGCTCGAGCAGTAACACTGTTGCATCGGCGTCGCCCTTTGCGCGGTGACGGGCATGGTTGGGGATGCCTAGCCGGCTGCAAAGCGGACCAAGGCTATAAGATGTAAGGCCCGGCATCAACACGCGGCTCATCCGCACGGTGCAAAGCTTTTCCCGGTCGTATGTGTAAGCGAGCCGTTTGAACTCCTCACGCAGGAAGCCATAGTCGAAATTGACGTTGTGAGCCACAAAAATGCAGCCTTCCGTAAGTTCAACGACTTGGCGGGCAATTTCATAAAATCTTGGTGCGGAGGCGACCATGGCATCAGATATGCCCGTGATGTCTGTGATATAGGGCGGAATCGGCCTTTCCGGATTGACAAGGGAGGTGAACTCACCCACACGTGCGTGGCCATCGTGCAAGACGATGGCAATCTCCGTGATGCGGTCCTGATCTGCCCGCCCACCGGTCGTCTCCAAGTCAATTACTGCATACATCAAATTTGCATTCCAAATAGAAGGGGCAATCTACGTCAAGCAGTTCCTTGATTCAAGCCCATGTCGTTGTGGATTTGTGGGTAAGGACTAAAAAAAGACAGAGGGAGCAACTCTCTCCCTCTGCTGTCAAAACGACCAACCTAAGAACCACAAACTATTTGGAAATCCTTTATTTTACTACAAGTTGCCGCCATGTTCTGGTGTCAGCGCTACAAAAATGTTACGATTGGAGTCCCCCAAAAATTCAAATATTGCCCAAAAGTAACAGTGTAAAGACCAATATCATCCTTCTTTAGCATTTTGAAATGGTGATCTGTTTTTGTTTTGACACTAATGGTTGGTTCAAAAAGTGCCAAAAGTAACATCGAAAGCATCGTAGAATCGGAGGTAGAACTTTATTTTGATCCCAGATCGATTCCGAAAACGGAGATCAATTATTTGAAAAAGCGGGATTTTGAAATTGGTCTTCCAAAATTGACCGTTCGTAAATCCCTTGCATCAATTGGCAGGTTCATGCGAGGTTTTGTCCGGCGGTCGCAATTTCGTGTTGCTCAAAAAGTGAAAAATCTCCCCCTTGTTAAATGCCGTTTATGGAGTGCGAAGCGATTTAAATTCGCCGGAATTGCTTACATCCTTCCACCAACCTTCGAGAAATATATATTTCAATATTCGAAGCATAATCTTACATCCATTTGCCTTTCTGCTTCATTGGGGTTGCCTTTATCGATTTAGACGCGAAGTTCATTCTGCGTAAAAATCTTACGAAACCCCCTGTGCTTGCACTATGCAATTGGATTGCGCCCCGAATTTGTTGGTGGTATCATTGGGTATCGGTTCGATCAATTGTATCCACTTAAAAGTTGTGAAGCCATGAAAAAGTTCTTCCCTTACTCCAGCGTTACTTTGGTGCTGACGATTTCATTCATTGTCATCTTTGCAGCCAATCTTACCTTTTCCAATCTCGTTGCCCAGTGCACCGTGATCGGAACAGGAAACACTACCGGTAATGTCAACTACGGTTCGTCCAACAATTGGGCCAATCCCAACAGGGCCAACCTGAGCGACGATCTCTATGCGCGTGTTCAACTTGCCAACGGGGAAGTGTCCAAATATCTGCAAGTTTCGGACTATGGCTACATGATTCCTCCCGGCGCCACGATTGACGGAATTCAGGTGAGCATTGAAGGGTTTCAGGAATCATTTCTCGCTGACTTTGCCGATGCTTCCATTGTTCTGACGAAAGCCGGTGTTCCCGTTGGAATCGATCATGCTGGTACGGGCTACTACGACGACAAGGACTACGTCAACATTTACGGCAGCAATACCGATTTGTGGGGCGAGTCTTGGACCCCTGCTGACATCATGGATCCCGGGTTTGGTGTCCTGTACAGCGTAACCCGCCGTTCTGGTTCGGGAACCTACTATATGAATGTTGATTATGTCGAAGTTACGGTCTTCTTTTCAGGCGATGGATGTCTTTTGCCGGTGACCTACCGCACCTTTGACGCAGCGTTGAACGACGACCATTCCGTCAGGTTGGATTGGACCACTGAATCGGAAACGGACAATTCGCTGTTCAACATCGAACGTAGCCACGACGGTGTGCATTACAGCAAGATCGGCTCCTTGGAGGCAAGTGGTGGTACTGCGGCAGCCAAGGCCTATAACTTCAACGATCATCAGATCTTGGAGGGAACCGCCTACTACAGGCTGCAACAGCAAGATTTGAACGGATCCTCGGCCTACTCCGAAGTACGCATGGTCACTGCTGCGGATGACGATGGCTTTGAGATTTCGGCTTTCCCGAATCCTGTCGCCACCCAACTGACGGTATCCGGTAACACTCTAGGGACTACCGCAAAGCTGTTTGATGTCACCGGAAAGCTCGTGCTTCAGCAAAGCTTGGATGACCGCTCGACCATTGATGTGGCAACGATGGAGCAAGGTGTCTATTTGCTGCAAGTAAGCGACGGGCGGCAGAGCCGCAATCTGAGGGTGCTCGTCCAATAATGAAATCTGATCCGCTGTCGGCGGACAAAGAAGCAATCATTTTGATCTGCAAATCCCACGGGGTGGCCAACTTGGTCACCCCGATTGCTTATTTGAAGGCGAGAC from the Bacteroidota bacterium genome contains:
- a CDS encoding exonuclease; translated protein: MYAVIDLETTGGRADQDRITEIAIVLHDGHARVGEFTSLVNPERPIPPYITDITGISDAMVASAPRFYEIARQVVELTEGCIFVAHNVNFDYGFLREEFKRLAYTYDREKLCTVRMSRVLMPGLTSYSLGPLCSRLGIPNHARHRAKGDADATVLLLEHLIALQPSLSKAMQKPVKDPFAALPPGIDRKQLALLPEEAGLYFYHDANGKALHVNASRNIRQAVLKELQQWMKLGPKSTIAVSELCDVTWELTGNELIALLRLDSEQARLELVAESAKRKPAGKFGVVSYQDQRGYLRLYVDKLQKGKAGFGEFATEADARAALEARIRRHRLCPQLSGLEAGSGACSWHHGQGGTCSGACSATETAADYNGRLMAAVEGLGLPHPAFFWLGEGRTLDEIAVIGIEKGELLGYAFLDSAQGWDDPEWIKSILEPLPSTEVERNTLRQYLSKNKLSKLVPF
- a CDS encoding T9SS type A sorting domain-containing protein, which translates into the protein MKKFFPYSSVTLVLTISFIVIFAANLTFSNLVAQCTVIGTGNTTGNVNYGSSNNWANPNRANLSDDLYARVQLANGEVSKYLQVSDYGYMIPPGATIDGIQVSIEGFQESFLADFADASIVLTKAGVPVGIDHAGTGYYDDKDYVNIYGSNTDLWGESWTPADIMDPGFGVLYSVTRRSGSGTYYMNVDYVEVTVFFSGDGCLLPVTYRTFDAALNDDHSVRLDWTTESETDNSLFNIERSHDGVHYSKIGSLEASGGTAAAKAYNFNDHQILEGTAYYRLQQQDLNGSSAYSEVRMVTAADDDGFEISAFPNPVATQLTVSGNTLGTTAKLFDVTGKLVLQQSLDDRSTIDVATMEQGVYLLQVSDGRQSRNLRVLVQ